GAAGGTGCACCACATCGGGGTGGAGAAGCTGAGCTGCGTGTTGGCCCACGGCGATAAGATTCTTACCGGCGCCAAGCAGCTAAAACTGTGGGACGCCGAGAGTGGCACGGTGGAGCGGACGCTGGCTGGCCATACGGCCAATacgcagctgctgcagctgatATCGCTGGACGAGGAGCACGTGTACGCCCTGTCCGGGTCGGTGAACGATCGGAACCTTTCCCTGTGGTCGCTCAGCGATAAAGACTCCACCTCGGCGGTGGCAGCATTCGCCCTGGACGATGTGCCCGAATATATTGCGCCGAAGATTGTGGACCGGAAATTGCACCTGATGGCAGTGTCGCGGACTGGCGTTGCGCACTACTTCGTGCGCGATATGGGCAAGCTGAGCGTGAAGAAACCGTACCGGGCGGCCCACACGTTCGAGATCGCCGTCGACACGGTGAGCACCAAGAAGCAAGCGGTCGACCGGCTGCCCGTGTTTGTGGCCACCGTTCAGTACGCGGCCCAGCAGGAGCAGATACTGCTCGGCTACGGAACGGAGCACAGCGTGCGCTTCGAGCACATTGCCATCGAAGAGGACGTAAAGCAGAACGTTATCATCCGCGAGCCGATGAAGGTGATGGAGGGCAAAGCGAAGGATGGGGAGCTGAAGGCAAAGACCCCCATCTTGGACAAGGTCGAATATCTGAACTCGGCAAATTCTGCTAGGAAATCGGTCAAGGAGGTATGTTGGCGAAGCGTTGCTGTTCCTCATCAGTATTGTTGATATTGTTTCACAAAACTCCACGTTTTCAGGTGGAAATTCCAATGGAAGTTCGGCTGGAAAACCTTTCCACGCCCAAAACGAGCTCGAAGAACATGATTCACCTGCTGATGCAAGGCATGCACAGTCGCGATGCCACCCTGCTGAAGAGCGTCTTTGCGGTGGACGATGCGGAAATGATTCAGCAAACGCTCGAGCGCCTTCCTTCACAATACGTTAGCCCGCTGCTAAACGAACTGTCCCACTTGATGCAGATGAAAACGATGCAGTATGTGTTTTTCTGACCTCATCCCAGCTCCTGTAGCTTAATAAGTAATAtgcctttcttttttaaatttcgaaACTATAGCGTCAAAACAGCCGTCTGTTGGTTGAAACCGCTGATCAGCATACACGCCAGCCAGCTGATGGCGCTCGGTTCGACAAATCTGCTCGCCAACTTCAGCACCTGTCTCGGAATCATCGAGTACCGGGTGGAACACTTGAATTCACTTTCAAAGTATGATTTGATATAAGAAAAAACTGTTCAATGTACTCAAATACTCACTGACATCCCATTACTCTTTCCCCAGGCTGCGTGGCCGATTAGGCTTGCTGATCGATCAGATCGATCGCAGCAAAAACCAGGCGGCTAATCTGGACGATATAACCAGTGGGAATGTGCTGGTGTACCAGGAGGGCGACGATTCCGACGTTGAATCCATGCTAGAGAAGGACGATCCAGATCTGCCCGGTTCGTCCAACGAGGAGAtgtacgatgatgatgatgacgacggtgAGGAGGATGAGACGGTGCACGAGAATGGTGATTTCGGATCGTTTGTGAAGCGGCGGCAAAATGGGTATTCTAAAAAGGATAGCGATGAGGAATCGATGGACGTGTCCGATTGAAAAAAGCGCTGAAATAGTCCTGGTCCTGCACTAATGATGCTGTACAATAAATGATTATTGTATGATAGTCGTAAATGTCCGGTTTCTTTACATAAAGTTCGTAGTTATAATACATGTTTCCCAAATATCAACCTTCCCAGATTATGTTCAGTTATTTTGCCGTGGATAAAATGTCATATTTAGTTCGAAGATTTTCTATAAACGTCTGATTAATCCGACTACACAAAATGGCCCTATTTATTATGGCGCAACTGTAGACCCCATCAAAGGcgtattttcaaataaaataaaattagatGATTGAATCTTTAGTTAAAGTGGTAATTGACGAAAgccatttttgtttgtctcaAACTGGAGTAACAAATTTTAGACGCAAAAACATTAATCGTACACATGTCAACAAACCGCCCCACGAAAACTGGAATAATTATCATAGCAAGATATCGGACAGTGTTAACtgttaaaatatataataattgTTTTACTTATATCGTTTTCTGTACATTAAAGAATCAAAGCTACACTAAACTATAATAGCCTTCATATGGAGAAATCGTGTTAATAAACGGATAAAAATTGGAGTTCTATGGCGGTTCTGATGCTGGTATAGAAGATATGTCAGTCCTGTAAATAAACTTGAACATAAACTTGATCCCGCTTTGATACCGATCTACAAGCCGTCCTCgaaacttacttacttactaatccgacgctacaaccgctttgcggtgtAGGCCTgtctcaggagtgtccgaaactgctcatggtctcgcgccttcgtctgccagtccgttatcccggtcTTAATgtcggacgcctccacgctaTCTTGCACCCtaaatttgggcctaccacgcctcctctgtccttgtggacggtcTAAAAATACTTTACGGGCTGGATCGTCCGTTTCTATGCGTACATCATGGCCAGTCCACCGGAgactggcgagcttgatacgctgcacgtcagagaggtcgccgtacatctatTATAGCTTGTCGTTATAACAgttcctccattgtccttccacacatacggggccaagtatcgttctgagcatcttcctctcgaacgcagCAAAGAGCGTTTCGTCAAATTCAAAACTATTGTGATATCATCACTTGAATTTTAATAATGGtcccaattttatttcaattcataCCAACAACCAGTCCAGGAACTAATTCCAAACGATAGCCGATTAAAAAGCCTGTTCACTTGTAAACATGTAGAAATAATTACAATTTTATCGTTAAATGTAAATGAGTATTTATTCACATGCAATGGCAAAGTAACAGCTAAGAGTATTAGTACATCAAGTCACAAAATACTGAAGTTCAGGTAACGTAAACAAAACACTGAGGTAGTAAGACCGCGTTCTAGCGAAGACTTGCTTCTGctcaaatgaaaaacaaacttgaaatcaaaacaaacaggtATCGTTGTAGCCTCCTCTTCTAGTAATAATTGCCATGCACGCTGCGCCGTAAACGCTTCGCCGGCACTGGAACGATTGCTTCCTCCGCCTTACGCTTCTCGTTCAGCTGGGCAGCGGACAGCACTGTATCGAATTGTAGATCGCAGCTCACACCGGGCACCATTATCTGGCAATCTTCCATAATACCCGAATCGGTCGAAGCTGTAGCACGAGTCAGGCTGCCCATCTTGTGGAACAGCTCGTCTAGCTTCGTGTCTACGGCCGCTTCATCGATCAGCCCGTCAGCCATGAGGGAAGTGCGCTGATACTCGTAAGCCGACATCAGCAACTTCTTGGACGGTTTGGTCTCCGTCCGGATGACCGCCTCGTCCAGCTGTCGTTTGCGCTCGGAATGTAGATAAAGAAGCTCATCGATGCTGCCGCGCACCAGCAGTCGAAACACGTGCACCTTTCGCTGCTGCCCGATACGATGCGCTCGATCCTCCGCCTGGAAGTCCATCTGCGGATTGAAGTCCATGTCGTAGAAGATGACGGTGTCGGCCGCCGGTAGGTTGATGCCGAGACCACCGGCACGGGTCGACAGCAGAAAGACAAACTTGGTCGAATCGGGCCGATTGAACTCGTTCATCTGTTCCTGCCGCTCAGCGATGTCGGTGTCGCCATCCAGCACACAGTACTCGTACTCGCGCCAATCCAGATAGTCCATGAGCAGGTACAGCACCGTAACGAACTGGCTAAATATCAGAACCCGCGAGCCACGCGCTCGCAGCCTTGCCAGCAGCTTATCAAGAACTATCATTTTCGAGCTGAACTGCACAATTTCGTCGGTAACCAGGTTCGTATTCAGATTTTCTGCCCCCGGAATTAAGTACGGATGTTGAATAACTTTGCGCATGTGTGGCAGTCGACTAGCGATCCTCATTTCCTTCGTCTCCCCGGAACCCATTATCAGCTTCACCTCGCGGTGCAACACTTTGTGTGTCCACAAGCACATTTGCTCGGTCGGGGGCACGTAGATGTCAATGTGCACCTTGGGTGGGATATCGCTGGTCACCTCCTTCTTGGTGCGACGCAGTAGCAACGGTTTCAGCAGCTTCTTCAACCGAATCGTCTGCTCGTGCTTCGGATCGACGCAGTCCTCCACCTTAAACCAGGAGTCGAAATTGTCCGCACTGTTAAAGAACAGTGGCATCAGCAGGTTCAGCAGCGCCCACAGCTCGTGCAGATTGTTGTGCACTGGCGTTCCGGTCAGCATCACCATGCTCTGGATCTTGCAGCGTCGCAGCACGCCGGCAAACAGCGTGTTTTCATTCTTCGCCCGGTGGCCCTCGTCAATAATGGCATAGTGGAAGTTAGTCGATATGAAGCTCCCACGGTTATTTGTAATGAACTCGTACGATGTGATGGCAACATTCCAGGTCGGTTTCGACGCGCGCAATTTCCGTAAAATTTCCGTTTTCTGCGGACCGACCATGTGTGCGCGAAGCACTTTAGCTCCCGGCAGAAACTTGTTGAACTCATTCAACCAGTTGGGCAGCGTCGAAAGCGGGACTACCACCAGGAACGGTCCTTTCAGCTTGCTGTGTTCGAATATTTAATTGCGTGCATAAAAGCGTCCGATTAGAGAACGAGGACGATTTACCTCAGAAATTTAGGTTAGGAATCCCGCTACCTACCGTACGTTAAGCAGATACCCAATCATCGAAATTGACTGAATCGTTTTTCCCAGCCCCATCTCGTCCGCCAGTATGCCGTTCAGATTATTGTTGTAGAGCGAAATTAGCCAGTTGAGCCCCGCGATTTGGTAATCGCGCATTACGGCGTTCATGTAGGACGGCGTTTCCGTGAACTCGATCGCATCctcgttgttattgttgtcaAAGTCATCTTTACGCAAATTTTCAATGCTTTTCAGCTTTCTTTTACCATTAGTTGGCcgtgccttttttttggagTGTTCTTGGCTAAATTTTGCAAAACCCGCTAGCTTTTGTTCCAGTGCCTCCAGCTGCAGCTGTCGTTTACGGCTCAGCTCTTTCTTGAAAGCCGTCTTTTCGATCAACACATTCTCGTCGACCGGCGACGATGGAGCAGAATCATTTACATGGGATTGCTAGAATCCGACAAGAAAAGGCAAACGATTTTACTAAATGTATACACGAAAAGCTAAAACCACCTATTTCACTCACCATTTTGACGAAACGTTTAACACACAGAGTCACATCAACACTACGAGTACAGGAATGATCAAGTTAGCGCGGCTTTCAACGGCATCTGCAGGTAGCGGATTGGCGCGCAAATGACAAAGGAGTTTCAGACGTTTGGTTCAATGCGGGTTCAGACGATTGCTCCTTGATAATTTCATAACTTTGGGAAAGCGCGGTGCGGAACATGATTGGGGTATGTATATTAGAATAATTTGAGGTAAAAATCACACAACTGGAATTGTACATGCATTTATTTT
This genomic interval from Anopheles merus strain MAF chromosome 3L, AmerM5.1, whole genome shotgun sequence contains the following:
- the LOC121600326 gene encoding SWI/SNF-related matrix-associated actin-dependent regulator of chromatin subfamily A member 5-like, which codes for MQSHVNDSAPSSPVDENVLIEKTAFKKELSRKRQLQLEALEQKLAGFAKFSQEHSKKKARPTNGKRKLKSIENLRKDDFDNNNNEDAIEFTETPSYMNAVMRDYQIAGLNWLISLYNNNLNGILADEMGLGKTIQSISMIGYLLNVRKLKGPFLVVVPLSTLPNWLNEFNKFLPGAKVLRAHMVGPQKTEILRKLRASKPTWNVAITSYEFITNNRGSFISTNFHYAIIDEGHRAKNENTLFAGVLRRCKIQSMVMLTGTPVHNNLHELWALLNLLMPLFFNSADNFDSWFKVEDCVDPKHEQTIRLKKLLKPLLLRRTKKEVTSDIPPKVHIDIYVPPTEQMCLWTHKVLHREVKLIMGSGETKEMRIASRLPHMRKVIQHPYLIPGAENLNTNLVTDEIVQFSSKMIVLDKLLARLRARGSRVLIFSQFVTVLYLLMDYLDWREYEYCVLDGDTDIAERQEQMNEFNRPDSTKFVFLLSTRAGGLGINLPAADTVIFYDMDFNPQMDFQAEDRAHRIGQQRKVHVFRLLVRGSIDELLYLHSERKRQLDEAVIRTETKPSKKLLMSAYEYQRTSLMADGLIDEAAVDTKLDELFHKMGSLTRATASTDSGIMEDCQIMVPGVSCDLQFDTVLSAAQLNEKRKAEEAIVPVPAKRLRRSVHGNYY
- the LOC121600158 gene encoding WD repeat-containing protein 43, producing MFSISREFSPCGKYCAYISQQGKFVVHNVETSDIHQVYTPNMHLNVPCTSFAWFQVGGDAPAKTKKKSKKARASLGDNVQLLVAFGTSKGGVAFYSLATASIERSCKGDGHTAPITAIYFNASHNPDTLYTAGADGKVIEWSISQCKQQKVHHIGVEKLSCVLAHGDKILTGAKQLKLWDAESGTVERTLAGHTANTQLLQLISLDEEHVYALSGSVNDRNLSLWSLSDKDSTSAVAAFALDDVPEYIAPKIVDRKLHLMAVSRTGVAHYFVRDMGKLSVKKPYRAAHTFEIAVDTVSTKKQAVDRLPVFVATVQYAAQQEQILLGYGTEHSVRFEHIAIEEDVKQNVIIREPMKVMEGKAKDGELKAKTPILDKVEYLNSANSARKSVKEVEIPMEVRLENLSTPKTSSKNMIHLLMQGMHSRDATLLKSVFAVDDAEMIQQTLERLPSQYVSPLLNELSHLMQMKTMHVKTAVCWLKPLISIHASQLMALGSTNLLANFSTCLGIIEYRVEHLNSLSKLRGRLGLLIDQIDRSKNQAANLDDITSGNVLVYQEGDDSDVESMLEKDDPDLPGSSNEEMYDDDDDDGEEDETVHENGDFGSFVKRRQNGYSKKDSDEESMDVSD